A window from Moritella yayanosii encodes these proteins:
- a CDS encoding DegQ family serine endoprotease, which translates to MNVKSHLTTLTALTLSTAIGLASLPATAALPLAVAGQSIPSLAPILEKVTPAVVNISVSGTKVSQQRIPEAFRYFFGPEGHGSQQRRPFQGLGSGVIIDAEQGYILTNNHVIADADEIKVMLKDGHEYEAKLVGADKSSDIALLQIKAENLTEIKFADSDKLRVGDFTIAIGNPFGLGQTVTSGIVSALGRSGLQLENLENFIQTDAAINSGNSGGALLNLRGELIGINTAILGPNGGNVGIGFAIPANMANNLVQQIIEHGEVRRGVLGVSGQELTPDLAKAFDIDIQYGAFINQVTPNSAAAEAGLIAGDIIVSVNNNNIRSFSELRARIGSLGPDKQITLGVVSNGTEKRVTATLKPADNKLANASNLHPGLAGAALTTADNNQGVLIAKVAPRSIAAASGLEEGDIIIGVNKDKVKNLAQLRKLLTEEKATLALNIKRGDQHLFLVLR; encoded by the coding sequence ATGAACGTAAAATCACATTTAACGACGCTTACCGCACTAACATTAAGCACGGCAATAGGGTTAGCCAGTCTACCTGCAACAGCAGCACTGCCACTCGCTGTTGCAGGACAATCAATACCGAGTCTTGCCCCCATTCTCGAAAAAGTCACGCCTGCCGTCGTGAATATTTCAGTTTCTGGTACCAAGGTATCGCAGCAACGTATACCTGAAGCTTTTCGCTATTTCTTTGGGCCTGAAGGCCATGGTTCACAACAACGTCGACCTTTCCAAGGTCTGGGTTCGGGCGTAATCATCGATGCTGAACAAGGTTATATCCTCACCAATAATCATGTCATTGCCGATGCTGACGAGATCAAGGTCATGTTGAAAGACGGGCATGAATATGAAGCAAAACTTGTGGGTGCCGATAAAAGCAGTGATATTGCCTTATTACAAATTAAAGCAGAAAATTTAACCGAAATTAAATTCGCCGACTCGGATAAATTACGCGTCGGTGATTTCACTATCGCGATTGGTAATCCCTTTGGTTTAGGTCAAACCGTGACGTCAGGTATTGTCAGTGCCCTGGGCCGCTCTGGTTTGCAATTAGAAAACCTGGAAAATTTCATTCAAACCGATGCGGCGATTAATAGCGGTAACTCCGGTGGCGCCTTGCTTAATTTACGGGGTGAGTTGATCGGAATTAATACGGCGATATTAGGACCTAATGGTGGTAATGTCGGGATTGGTTTTGCAATACCAGCGAATATGGCCAATAATTTAGTACAGCAAATCATTGAACATGGTGAAGTTCGCCGGGGCGTATTAGGTGTTTCAGGCCAAGAACTGACCCCTGATTTGGCGAAAGCGTTCGATATCGATATACAATATGGTGCATTCATCAACCAAGTCACCCCAAACTCCGCTGCAGCAGAAGCGGGCTTGATAGCGGGTGATATTATTGTCAGTGTTAATAACAATAATATCCGTAGTTTTAGCGAATTAAGAGCACGAATAGGCTCGTTAGGCCCAGACAAACAAATCACGTTGGGCGTGGTCAGCAACGGGACCGAAAAGCGCGTAACGGCAACATTAAAACCCGCAGATAACAAACTTGCCAATGCCAGTAACTTACACCCAGGACTTGCAGGCGCAGCATTGACCACTGCCGACAACAATCAAGGCGTGCTGATTGCGAAAGTCGCCCCCCGTTCAATCGCGGCGGCATCGGGCTTAGAGGAAGGTGATATTATTATTGGTGTAAACAAGGATAAAGTGAAAAATTTAGCCCAGTTACGTAAATTACTCACTGAAGAAAAAGCCACTCTCGCACTTAATATCAAGCGCGGAGATCAGCATTTATTCTTGGTATTACGCTAG
- a CDS encoding YhcB family protein — protein sequence MPYLEILISLVLGIVIGFVIAKATNSKDQTGKFKGKLLAKEAEIEQYKHDVNEHFTSTEALLMKLSDTYVEMQQHLANNAKHLLDNVAVKDIPFQTKAEIDPAEPLEGQPKDYSSTASGLLNK from the coding sequence ATGCCCTATCTTGAAATATTAATTAGTCTGGTTCTCGGTATTGTTATCGGTTTTGTTATTGCCAAGGCAACCAATAGCAAAGATCAAACAGGGAAGTTTAAGGGTAAGCTATTAGCCAAAGAAGCTGAGATTGAACAATACAAGCATGATGTTAATGAACACTTCACCAGCACTGAAGCATTATTAATGAAATTATCTGATACCTATGTTGAAATGCAGCAGCACTTGGCCAATAACGCAAAACATTTATTAGATAATGTTGCCGTTAAAGATATTCCCTTTCAGACCAAAGCAGAAATCGATCCTGCAGAGCCTCTTGAAGGTCAACCTAAAGATTACTCAAGTACGGCTTCAGGATTACTCAACAAATAA
- the zapE gene encoding cell division protein ZapE has protein sequence MTPVEKYQLDLKRPDFLFDAAQENAVMALQRLFDELLMVPELPAKRGLFAKLKSLTTKQTLTQANPVKGIYFWGGVGRGKTYLVDTFYDCLPFENKIRIHFHRFMHRIHQELKGLTQQKDPLKVIAKKLADETRIICFDEFFVSDITDAMILGTLFEELFTHQVILVATSNIIPDELYRNGLQRARFLPAIQLINQNCDIINVDSGVDYRLRTLEQAEIYHFPLDSTAQKNLDQYFQLLSCDPRNYNQPIEIENRQIPTLAEADSVLMIDFNELCGGPRSQVDYMEISRIYHTVLLANVKQMGPLTGDVARRFIAMVDEFYERNVTLIMSAELEMSALYTSGLLEFEFRRCLSRLQEMQSHEYLGREHLP, from the coding sequence ATGACCCCAGTAGAAAAATATCAGCTTGATTTAAAGCGCCCTGATTTTCTGTTTGATGCCGCACAAGAAAATGCAGTAATGGCATTACAACGCTTGTTTGACGAATTATTAATGGTACCGGAGTTACCGGCCAAACGCGGTTTATTTGCCAAGCTAAAAAGCTTAACGACGAAGCAGACGCTGACGCAAGCTAATCCAGTTAAAGGGATTTATTTTTGGGGCGGTGTGGGAAGAGGTAAGACCTATTTAGTTGATACTTTCTACGATTGTCTGCCGTTCGAGAATAAAATCCGCATTCACTTTCACCGTTTTATGCATCGAATTCATCAAGAGCTAAAAGGTTTAACGCAGCAGAAAGACCCACTTAAAGTGATTGCAAAAAAGCTAGCAGATGAAACACGGATTATTTGCTTCGATGAATTTTTTGTATCGGATATAACGGATGCAATGATCTTAGGCACCTTGTTTGAAGAATTATTTACCCATCAGGTCATTCTGGTGGCGACATCGAATATCATTCCAGATGAGCTTTATCGTAATGGTTTGCAACGGGCCCGATTTTTACCTGCGATCCAGTTGATTAATCAAAATTGCGACATCATCAATGTCGATAGTGGCGTGGATTATCGCTTACGTACCTTAGAGCAAGCGGAGATCTATCATTTTCCTTTGGACAGTACTGCACAGAAAAATCTAGACCAATATTTTCAGCTGTTATCTTGTGATCCCCGCAACTATAATCAACCAATCGAAATTGAAAATCGTCAGATACCGACATTAGCTGAAGCCGATAGCGTGTTGATGATTGATTTTAATGAGCTATGTGGCGGACCTCGTAGCCAAGTTGATTATATGGAAATTTCGCGTATCTACCACACGGTGTTGCTGGCTAATGTAAAACAGATGGGTCCGTTAACGGGTGATGTTGCCCGTCGTTTTATTGCCATGGTCGATGAATTTTACGAACGCAATGTCACCTTGATAATGTCAGCTGAACTAGAAATGTCGGCGTTATATACCAGTGGTTTATTAGAGTTCGAATTTCGCCGATGTTTATCACGTTTGCAAGAAATGCAATCACATGAATATTTAGGGCGTGAACATTTACCTTAG
- the coaA gene encoding type I pantothenate kinase, with protein MNYSPYQVFDREYWAELRESVPLTLSAIELKQLQGINERVSIEEVCDIYLPLSRLLNLYVTNRMQRRVVRDQFLGREVAKVPYIISLAGSVAVGKSTTARILQALLQCWREHPKVALITTDGFLYPNAYLKEHGMMKRKGFPESYDINALVKFVADIKSGNARVTAPVYSHFSYDIDPDDEVVVEQPDIVILEGLNVLQSGLEYPNDPHRVFVSDFVDFSIYVDADLENLENWYVQRFLQLRESAFSDSSSYFHHYAKLDEDEAKDVALNIWRTINGKNLVENILPTRERANLILTKDLNHQVHQVKLRK; from the coding sequence ATGAATTATTCACCATATCAAGTGTTTGACAGGGAATATTGGGCTGAACTGCGAGAGTCGGTACCGCTGACCTTATCGGCAATCGAATTAAAGCAGTTACAAGGTATTAATGAACGCGTTTCAATTGAAGAAGTGTGCGATATTTATCTACCTTTGTCGCGTTTGCTTAATTTATATGTCACTAATCGCATGCAGCGTCGTGTTGTCCGTGATCAGTTCTTGGGACGCGAAGTAGCTAAAGTACCCTACATTATCAGTCTTGCGGGTAGTGTTGCCGTTGGTAAAAGTACCACAGCAAGGATTTTGCAAGCCTTGTTGCAATGCTGGCGTGAGCATCCCAAAGTTGCATTAATCACCACAGATGGCTTTTTGTACCCGAATGCGTATTTAAAAGAACATGGCATGATGAAACGTAAAGGTTTTCCTGAAAGTTATGACATTAATGCCTTAGTTAAATTTGTGGCTGACATTAAATCGGGTAATGCGCGTGTTACCGCCCCAGTCTATTCTCATTTTTCTTATGATATTGACCCTGACGACGAAGTGGTTGTTGAGCAGCCTGATATTGTGATTCTCGAAGGCTTAAATGTGCTGCAATCAGGATTAGAGTATCCGAATGATCCGCATCGTGTGTTCGTCTCTGATTTTGTTGATTTCTCTATCTATGTCGATGCTGACCTTGAAAACCTTGAAAACTGGTATGTACAACGTTTCTTACAGTTACGAGAAAGTGCTTTTTCCGATTCGAGTTCTTATTTTCATCACTATGCTAAATTAGATGAGGATGAAGCAAAAGATGTGGCATTGAACATTTGGCGTACAATTAATGGTAAAAACTTAGTAGAAAATATCTTACCAACGCGAGAACGTGCTAACCTCATTCTTACTAAAGACCTAAATCATCAAGTGCATCAAGTTAAATTACGAAAATAA
- the rplM gene encoding 50S ribosomal protein L13: protein MKTFVATPSTIKREWFVVDAEGKTLGRLATEIASRLRGKHKPEFTPHADTGDYIIVVNCEKIVVTGNKAKGKIYYSHTGYIGGIKSISFEKLIEKAPERVIQSAVKGMLPKGPLGRAMFRKMKVYAGPEHNHAAQQPQVLDI from the coding sequence ATGAAAACTTTTGTTGCTACACCAAGCACGATAAAACGTGAATGGTTCGTTGTTGACGCTGAAGGTAAAACTTTAGGTCGTCTTGCGACTGAAATCGCTTCTCGCTTACGTGGTAAGCACAAGCCTGAGTTCACTCCTCATGCTGATACTGGCGATTACATCATCGTTGTAAACTGTGAAAAAATCGTTGTAACTGGTAACAAAGCGAAAGGTAAAATTTACTACTCGCACACTGGTTACATTGGCGGCATTAAATCAATTAGCTTTGAAAAGCTTATTGAAAAAGCTCCAGAGCGCGTTATCCAGTCTGCGGTTAAAGGTATGTTGCCAAAAGGTCCTCTAGGCCGTGCAATGTTCCGTAAGATGAAAGTATACGCAGGTCCTGAGCACAATCATGCTGCTCAACAACCACAAGTTCTAGACATCTAA
- the rpsI gene encoding 30S ribosomal protein S9, which produces MAENQYYGTGRRKSSTARVFMKAGTGQLTINKRSLEVYFGRDTARMVVRQALNLVELQDKFDLNITVSGGGTTGQAGAIRHGITRALMEYDETLRPALRAAGFVTRDARQVERKKVGLRKARKRPQFSKR; this is translated from the coding sequence ATGGCAGAAAATCAATACTACGGCACTGGTCGTCGTAAAAGTTCAACAGCTCGTGTATTCATGAAAGCTGGTACAGGTCAACTAACTATCAATAAACGTTCTTTGGAAGTTTATTTTGGTCGTGATACAGCTCGTATGGTTGTTCGTCAAGCACTAAATTTAGTTGAACTACAAGACAAATTCGACCTAAACATCACTGTTTCTGGTGGTGGTACTACTGGTCAAGCTGGCGCAATTCGTCACGGTATCACTCGCGCACTTATGGAATATGACGAAACTCTTCGTCCTGCTCTACGTGCTGCTGGTTTTGTTACTCGTGATGCTCGTCAAGTTGAGCGTAAGAAAGTTGGTCTTAGAAAAGCACGTAAACGTCCACAGTTCTCAAAACGTTAA
- the petA gene encoding ubiquinol-cytochrome c reductase iron-sulfur subunit encodes MSNAPVDSGRRRFLTAATCVVGGIGAVGAAVPFIKSWNPSAKAKAAGAPVEVDISKIEPGQLIRVEWRGKPVWLVSRTESVLKELEQHDGSLRDPASEQEQQPSYAQNKYRSIKSELLVAVGICTHLGCSPTYLPDSFGEQVEGVSSGFFCPCHGSKFDMAGRVFQGVPAPLNLVIPPHYYIDKTTILIGVDKGAA; translated from the coding sequence ATGAGCAATGCGCCTGTTGATTCTGGTCGTCGTCGCTTTTTAACTGCTGCTACATGTGTAGTGGGTGGTATTGGAGCTGTCGGCGCAGCCGTACCTTTTATCAAATCTTGGAACCCGAGTGCTAAAGCTAAAGCAGCTGGTGCACCGGTTGAAGTTGATATTAGTAAAATTGAACCTGGTCAGTTAATTCGTGTTGAATGGCGAGGCAAACCTGTATGGCTTGTATCTCGTACAGAAAGCGTGTTAAAAGAACTTGAACAGCATGATGGTTCGTTACGCGATCCGGCATCTGAACAAGAACAACAACCGAGTTACGCACAGAACAAATATCGCTCGATTAAATCAGAGTTATTGGTAGCTGTTGGTATTTGTACTCACTTAGGGTGCTCTCCAACTTATCTGCCTGATAGCTTTGGCGAACAAGTCGAAGGTGTTTCTTCTGGTTTCTTCTGTCCATGTCATGGTTCTAAATTTGATATGGCTGGTCGTGTATTCCAAGGTGTACCTGCACCGTTGAATCTAGTCATACCACCGCATTATTATATTGATAAAACGACGATTCTAATCGGTGTAGATAAGGGAGCTGCCTAA
- a CDS encoding cytochrome b, producing MLGKLVNWIDERIPMTDTWNKHAGQYPAPKNFNFWYYFGILATVVFVNQILTGIWLTMNYNPSGDGAFASIEYIMRDVEFGWLLRYMHSTGASAFFVVVYLHMFRGLMYGSYQKPRELLWVFGCLLFLALMAEAFMGYLLPWGQMSFWGAQVIISLFGAIPIIGDDLTLWIRGDYVISGATLNRFFALHVIAVPLVLVVLVFLHIVALHHVGSNNPDGIEIKENIDENGWPKDAIPFHPYYSVHDAVAVVVMLILCSIVIFFMPEGGGYFLEAPNFEAANPLKTPDHIAPVWYFTPFYAILRAVPDKLGGVIMMGLSILMLFLVPWIDRGKVKSIRYRSIWHKLNLSQFVICFIILGVLGTLAPTPGRTLLSQITTLGYFGYFALLWFYSKNETTKPLPKRVTM from the coding sequence ATGCTTGGTAAATTAGTCAATTGGATTGATGAACGTATCCCAATGACGGATACGTGGAATAAACACGCTGGTCAATATCCAGCGCCGAAAAACTTTAACTTCTGGTACTACTTTGGCATTTTAGCTACGGTAGTGTTTGTCAATCAGATCCTAACGGGTATCTGGTTAACGATGAATTATAACCCATCTGGCGACGGTGCTTTTGCGTCAATTGAATACATCATGCGTGATGTTGAATTTGGCTGGTTGTTACGTTATATGCATTCAACAGGTGCTTCCGCATTCTTTGTGGTGGTGTATCTGCATATGTTCCGTGGTCTGATGTATGGTTCATACCAGAAACCACGTGAATTATTGTGGGTCTTTGGTTGCTTACTCTTCCTTGCCTTAATGGCGGAAGCTTTCATGGGTTATTTATTGCCATGGGGTCAAATGTCATTCTGGGGTGCTCAGGTTATTATCTCGTTATTTGGTGCGATCCCAATTATTGGTGATGACTTAACACTTTGGATCCGTGGTGATTATGTGATCTCGGGTGCGACATTAAACCGTTTCTTTGCATTACACGTAATTGCTGTGCCATTAGTACTTGTGGTACTGGTGTTCTTACACATAGTAGCGCTGCATCATGTGGGTTCAAATAACCCTGACGGTATTGAGATCAAAGAAAATATAGATGAAAATGGTTGGCCTAAAGACGCTATTCCATTCCACCCTTACTACTCAGTGCACGATGCTGTTGCGGTCGTGGTGATGCTTATCTTATGTAGTATTGTGATCTTCTTTATGCCTGAAGGTGGTGGTTATTTCTTAGAAGCGCCCAACTTCGAAGCGGCAAACCCATTGAAAACACCAGATCATATTGCGCCAGTGTGGTACTTCACTCCGTTTTACGCCATTTTACGTGCGGTGCCGGACAAGCTGGGTGGCGTGATCATGATGGGCCTCTCTATTTTGATGCTATTCTTAGTGCCTTGGATCGATCGCGGTAAAGTGAAATCAATCCGTTATCGTAGTATTTGGCATAAACTTAATTTATCTCAGTTTGTTATTTGTTTCATTATTCTGGGCGTATTAGGGACATTAGCACCAACACCTGGTCGTACATTATTGTCGCAAATCACCACATTAGGTTACTTTGGTTATTTCGCTCTGCTGTGGTTCTACAGTAAGAATGAAACCACTAAACCTTTACCAAAAAGGGTGACAATG